A region of Natribaculum luteum DNA encodes the following proteins:
- the nadA gene encoding quinolinate synthase NadA produces MVEMETAELETDLSLFKYDNLEQLPARYRDLGNAERTDRIEAALEELGDDVVILGHNYQRREIVEHADFVGDSYGLSKRAAETDAEYVIFGGVTFMAESADIITDDDQTVILPSMEASCPMAGMAEALQVDAAWAEITEATPEADIIPITYMNSYADLKAFCASQGGLVCTSSNAHEAFEYAFDKGDKVLFLPDKHLGENTAYRLGMEDEIAEWDPWDPDGKDAADVVENDVILWDGYCQVHERFREEHVDRVREANPGAKVIVHPECRREVVEAADEAGSTATIRETIAEADPGDTWAIGTEIHLTEHLQRWYPDVNVVPLCGDACMDCNAMRQIDPNYLTWVLEELVEGRERNVVEVAPEEKELAGLALDRMLEI; encoded by the coding sequence ATGGTAGAAATGGAAACGGCAGAACTGGAGACCGATTTGAGTCTCTTCAAGTACGACAATCTGGAACAGCTCCCGGCCCGGTATCGCGATCTCGGGAATGCAGAGCGAACCGACCGCATCGAGGCCGCCCTCGAGGAACTCGGTGACGACGTGGTGATTCTCGGGCACAACTATCAGCGCCGCGAGATCGTCGAGCACGCGGACTTCGTCGGCGACTCCTACGGGCTCTCGAAGCGGGCCGCGGAGACCGATGCCGAGTACGTGATCTTCGGCGGCGTGACGTTCATGGCCGAGTCGGCGGACATCATCACCGACGACGACCAGACCGTGATCTTGCCGTCGATGGAGGCCTCGTGTCCGATGGCCGGGATGGCCGAGGCCCTCCAGGTCGACGCCGCGTGGGCCGAAATCACGGAAGCCACACCGGAGGCCGACATTATCCCGATCACGTACATGAACTCCTACGCGGATCTGAAGGCCTTCTGTGCGAGCCAGGGCGGACTCGTCTGTACGTCGTCGAACGCCCACGAGGCGTTCGAGTACGCCTTCGACAAAGGTGACAAGGTGCTGTTCCTGCCCGACAAACACCTCGGAGAGAACACCGCCTATCGGCTCGGCATGGAAGACGAAATCGCCGAGTGGGACCCATGGGATCCCGACGGCAAGGACGCTGCGGACGTCGTCGAGAACGACGTCATCCTCTGGGACGGCTACTGCCAGGTCCACGAGCGCTTCCGCGAGGAGCACGTCGATCGGGTTCGCGAAGCGAACCCCGGTGCAAAGGTGATCGTTCACCCCGAGTGTCGCCGCGAAGTCGTCGAAGCCGCCGACGAGGCCGGCTCGACGGCGACGATCCGCGAGACGATCGCCGAGGCCGACCCCGGCGACACCTGGGCGATCGGCACCGAGATCCACCTCACCGAGCACTTGCAACGGTGGTATCCCGACGTGAACGTCGTCCCGCTGTGTGGCGACGCCTGCATGGACTGCAACGCCATGCGACAGATCGACCCCAACTACCTGACGTGGGTGCTCGAGGAACTGGTCGAGGGCCGCGAACGAAACGTCGTCGAGGTCGCCCCCGAGGAGAAAGAACTCGCGGGACTCGCACTCGATCGCATGCTCGAGATCTAA
- the gfo6 gene encoding D-xylose 1-dehydrogenase Gfo6 has product MALEEYFTDFGRRDWERDVVDGTVRMAVIGIGGFARNRALPAIQESDYCTTTILVSGSPAAASDVAETFEAEAVVDYEAFLEGDRSDAYDAVYVATPNALHGEYAIAAARRGKHVISEKPLETTVETAREVVDVCADAGVTLMTAYRLQLEPTVRRTREIVRDGLIGDVVQAHGGFSNPILETAGPDSWRLDADLAGGGALVDLGVYPMNTVRYLLDCDPVSVYACARSSGGPFADVDEHVSFQLEFPSDTTASCTASFNAHAQSQLQLVGTDGLVSITSPFGGVVPQDIRVESGDMSMEYTGEPIDEVREEFDYFGYCVLTGTTPEPDGEDGIQDLRAIDAAYESAEVGRRIDLE; this is encoded by the coding sequence ATGGCACTCGAGGAGTACTTCACCGACTTCGGGCGACGCGACTGGGAACGCGACGTCGTCGACGGGACGGTCAGGATGGCCGTCATCGGCATCGGTGGGTTCGCCCGAAATCGAGCGCTCCCCGCTATCCAGGAGAGCGACTACTGTACGACGACGATCCTCGTCAGCGGCTCACCCGCCGCTGCGAGCGACGTGGCCGAGACGTTCGAGGCCGAGGCGGTCGTCGACTACGAGGCGTTCCTCGAGGGCGACCGCTCGGACGCCTACGACGCGGTGTACGTCGCGACGCCGAACGCCCTCCACGGCGAGTACGCGATAGCCGCTGCGCGGCGAGGAAAACACGTCATCTCCGAGAAACCCCTCGAGACGACCGTCGAGACGGCCCGCGAGGTCGTCGACGTGTGTGCCGACGCCGGGGTGACGCTGATGACGGCCTATCGCCTGCAGCTCGAGCCGACGGTTCGCCGGACCCGAGAGATCGTTCGCGACGGCCTGATCGGCGACGTCGTCCAGGCCCACGGCGGGTTCTCCAACCCGATCCTCGAGACGGCAGGGCCGGACTCGTGGCGACTCGACGCCGACCTCGCTGGCGGCGGCGCGCTGGTCGATCTCGGGGTCTACCCGATGAACACCGTCCGATACCTGCTCGACTGCGATCCCGTCTCGGTCTACGCGTGTGCGCGTTCGAGCGGCGGCCCGTTCGCCGACGTCGACGAGCACGTCTCGTTCCAGCTCGAGTTTCCGAGCGACACGACGGCCTCGTGTACGGCGAGTTTCAACGCACACGCTCAGAGCCAGCTCCAGCTCGTCGGTACCGACGGACTCGTCTCGATCACTTCGCCCTTTGGCGGCGTCGTCCCCCAGGACATCCGCGTCGAGAGCGGTGACATGAGCATGGAGTATACGGGTGAACCGATCGACGAGGTCCGCGAGGAGTTCGACTACTTCGGCTACTGCGTGCTGACCGGAACGACGCCGGAACCGGACGGCGAAGACGGTATCCAGGACCTTCGTGCGATCGACGCCGCCTACGAGTCCGCCGAGGTGGGACGGCGGATCGACCTCGAATGA
- a CDS encoding rhodanese-like domain-containing protein, with the protein MSKIRPPELDDRLSRGDGPFVLDVRPRESYQQYHIDGSHNVPVYGDLRRGDDDALRRRLDEIPDDEPVVTVCKAGVVARKATSVLEDEGYDATTLAGGIRGWKGYENETIGYRLKSLLWRVM; encoded by the coding sequence ATGAGCAAGATTCGGCCACCGGAACTGGACGACCGACTGTCGCGTGGCGACGGTCCGTTCGTCCTCGACGTGCGGCCTCGAGAGTCCTACCAGCAGTACCACATCGACGGGAGCCACAACGTGCCGGTCTACGGTGACCTCCGTCGCGGCGACGACGACGCCCTCCGTCGACGTCTCGACGAGATTCCCGACGACGAACCCGTCGTGACCGTCTGCAAGGCGGGCGTCGTGGCGCGGAAGGCGACGAGCGTCCTCGAGGACGAGGGATACGACGCGACGACGCTCGCAGGCGGGATACGCGGCTGGAAAGGCTACGAGAACGAGACGATCGGCTACCGGCTGAAGTCGCTGCTCTGGCGCGTGATGTAG
- a CDS encoding amidohydrolase, whose translation MTDAADLLLRNAEVHTLTAPDECYDAVAVRDGEIVAVGSDYEIAFLEGVETTVIDCDGRVVLPGFVDAHTHLENLGQYQVHADLTDVAGPEACIERLADAADPGREWTLGFGYDESEWDDARYLTREDLDRVSDRRPVVAVRVDMHTASLNSVALERLAEAMPDDDVERVGGEPTGVVVEEATEAVWDAIEPDCEETRELVAAAIEYATARGVTCVHDKVRDSHAPRIYRDLEAAGDLDCRVRIDYWSDHLESAIDVGLATNAGSEFVETGAIKTFTDGSIGSRTAKLSEPYVDGEEDGDDDRGQWVVSPEELESIVATADEAGYQLSIHAIGDEAIDETVAALEATADPGAARHRVEHAELATDETIKRMAEAGIVASVQPNFLQWADEGGLYDQRLGKTRRKRSNPLRTMLEAGVPLAFGSDCMPLDPLFGVHHAVNAPVESQRLSVTEALRAYTHGAAYAGFDEDRLGTVEVGKKADLVVLEESPWDRSERIDEIDVATTVVDGEVVYDGR comes from the coding sequence ATGACCGATGCCGCCGATCTACTCCTGCGGAACGCGGAAGTCCACACGCTCACTGCTCCCGACGAGTGCTACGACGCAGTGGCCGTCCGTGACGGCGAGATCGTCGCCGTCGGAAGCGACTACGAGATCGCGTTCCTCGAGGGCGTCGAGACGACGGTGATCGACTGCGACGGACGCGTCGTCCTCCCCGGGTTCGTCGACGCCCACACGCACCTCGAGAATCTCGGACAGTACCAGGTCCACGCCGACCTCACCGACGTCGCCGGTCCCGAGGCGTGCATCGAGCGACTCGCCGACGCGGCCGACCCCGGCCGCGAGTGGACCCTCGGGTTCGGGTACGACGAGAGCGAGTGGGACGACGCCCGGTATCTCACCCGCGAGGACCTGGATCGAGTGAGCGATCGACGGCCAGTCGTCGCCGTGCGCGTCGACATGCACACCGCCTCGCTGAACTCGGTCGCCCTCGAGCGACTCGCCGAGGCGATGCCCGACGACGACGTCGAGCGAGTCGGCGGCGAACCGACCGGCGTCGTCGTCGAGGAGGCGACGGAGGCCGTCTGGGACGCCATCGAACCCGACTGCGAGGAGACGCGAGAACTCGTCGCCGCCGCCATCGAGTACGCGACCGCCCGCGGCGTCACCTGCGTCCACGACAAGGTACGCGACTCACACGCCCCGCGGATCTACCGCGACCTCGAGGCGGCGGGCGACCTCGACTGTCGGGTGCGGATCGACTACTGGAGCGACCACCTCGAGAGCGCGATCGACGTCGGCCTGGCCACGAACGCCGGCAGCGAGTTCGTCGAGACGGGCGCGATCAAGACGTTCACCGACGGCAGCATCGGCAGCCGAACGGCGAAGCTCTCCGAGCCGTACGTCGACGGCGAGGAAGACGGAGACGACGACCGCGGCCAGTGGGTCGTCTCTCCCGAGGAACTCGAGTCGATCGTGGCGACGGCCGACGAGGCGGGCTACCAGCTGTCGATCCACGCCATCGGCGACGAGGCGATCGACGAGACGGTGGCCGCACTCGAGGCGACCGCGGACCCGGGTGCGGCTCGCCACCGCGTCGAGCACGCCGAACTCGCGACCGACGAGACGATCAAGCGGATGGCCGAGGCAGGTATCGTCGCCTCCGTCCAGCCGAACTTCCTCCAGTGGGCGGACGAGGGCGGACTCTACGACCAGCGCCTCGGCAAGACGCGCCGGAAGCGATCGAATCCCCTCCGGACGATGCTCGAAGCGGGCGTTCCGCTCGCCTTCGGCTCCGACTGTATGCCGCTCGACCCGCTTTTCGGCGTCCACCACGCGGTTAACGCGCCGGTCGAGTCCCAGCGGCTGTCGGTGACGGAGGCGCTGCGGGCGTACACCCACGGCGCTGCCTACGCCGGCTTCGACGAGGATCGACTGGGAACGGTCGAGGTCGGCAAGAAGGCGGATCTGGTCGTCTTAGAGGAGTCGCCGTGGGACCGGTCGGAGCGGATCGACGAGATCGACGTCGCGACGACGGTCGTCGACGGCGAGGTCGTCTACGACGGCCGGTGA
- the hmgA gene encoding hydroxymethylglutaryl-CoA reductase (NADPH), with translation MTDPETLAEQVREGELRLHELEEHVDHDTAATARRLLLERETGADLETIGDYAFDAADAEPNIENAIGAAQVPMGICGPVLVNVDESADSRTDGAAEGEYYLPLATTEGALLASVNRGLSVIRAAGGATARVTKSGMTRAPVFRVDGVAEAAETVEWVEDNLEALREAAESTTSHGELLGVEPYVVGDSVYLRFAYDTKDAMGMNMATIATGEACTVVEEETPASLVALSGNLCSDKKPAAINAVEGRGRSVTADVVIPGDLLEERLHTTAEAIVEANTRKNLIGSAKAGSLGFNAHAANVVGAAFLATGQDEAQVVEGANAITTMDTRENDAGANDLYASVSFASLEVGTVGGGTKLPTQSEALEVMGLRGGGDPAGSNADALAEVIATGALAGELSLLAALASRHLASAHEDLGR, from the coding sequence ATGACCGACCCCGAAACCCTCGCCGAGCAGGTCCGCGAGGGTGAGCTTCGGCTGCACGAACTCGAGGAGCACGTCGACCACGACACGGCCGCGACGGCCCGCCGGCTGTTGCTCGAGCGCGAGACGGGCGCGGATCTCGAGACGATCGGCGACTACGCGTTCGACGCCGCCGACGCCGAACCGAACATCGAGAACGCGATCGGTGCGGCGCAGGTGCCGATGGGCATCTGTGGCCCCGTCCTGGTCAACGTCGACGAGTCGGCAGACTCGCGAACCGACGGCGCGGCCGAAGGCGAGTACTACCTGCCGCTGGCGACGACCGAGGGTGCGCTGCTCGCGTCGGTCAACCGTGGTCTCTCGGTGATCCGCGCTGCCGGCGGTGCGACCGCTCGCGTCACCAAGTCGGGGATGACTCGCGCACCCGTCTTCCGCGTCGACGGCGTCGCCGAAGCGGCCGAGACCGTCGAGTGGGTCGAGGACAACCTCGAGGCGCTCCGGGAGGCCGCCGAGTCGACGACGAGCCACGGCGAGTTGCTGGGCGTCGAACCCTACGTCGTCGGCGACTCCGTCTACCTGCGCTTCGCCTACGACACCAAAGACGCGATGGGGATGAACATGGCCACGATCGCCACGGGCGAGGCCTGTACGGTCGTCGAGGAGGAGACCCCTGCCTCGCTCGTCGCGCTCTCGGGCAACCTCTGTTCGGACAAGAAGCCCGCCGCGATCAACGCCGTCGAGGGGCGCGGACGCTCCGTCACGGCAGACGTCGTGATCCCTGGCGACCTCCTCGAGGAGCGCCTGCACACGACGGCCGAGGCCATCGTCGAGGCCAACACCCGCAAGAACCTGATCGGCAGCGCCAAAGCCGGCAGTCTCGGATTCAACGCCCACGCCGCGAACGTCGTCGGCGCGGCGTTTCTCGCGACCGGCCAGGACGAAGCCCAGGTCGTCGAGGGCGCGAACGCGATCACGACGATGGACACGCGGGAGAACGACGCCGGCGCGAACGACCTCTACGCCAGCGTCTCGTTTGCCTCCCTCGAGGTCGGCACCGTCGGCGGCGGGACGAAACTGCCCACCCAGTCCGAAGCGCTCGAGGTGATGGGACTGCGCGGCGGCGGCGACCCCGCCGGTAGCAACGCCGACGCGCTGGCGGAAGTGATCGCGACCGGCGCGCTCGCCGGCGAACTCTCCTTGCTCGCCGCGCTGGCCTCGAGACACCTCGCGAGCGCCCACGAGGACCTCGGTCGGTAA
- a CDS encoding DUF5817 domain-containing protein, with product MYAVVGCSECSNLWIIEGRSETTQCPRCGSRKKYEKRKKFVETEDGDHAREVRASMLANRQGHGEAFAELDSYSDLESQVDGGVVDDAEYLEASGLDVDELEAAGERDPRGSTSSGSRKEIVERALEELDRPTEAEVITYADDRGVPADYVERALEKLHRRGEVSESGGRYRRL from the coding sequence ATGTACGCCGTCGTCGGCTGCAGCGAGTGTTCGAACCTCTGGATCATCGAGGGGCGCTCGGAGACGACCCAGTGTCCCCGCTGTGGCTCCCGCAAGAAGTACGAGAAGCGAAAGAAGTTCGTCGAGACAGAAGACGGCGATCACGCGCGCGAGGTCCGGGCGTCGATGCTCGCGAACCGGCAGGGCCACGGCGAGGCGTTCGCCGAACTCGACTCCTATTCGGACCTCGAGTCGCAGGTCGACGGCGGCGTCGTCGACGACGCGGAGTACCTCGAGGCGTCGGGACTCGACGTCGACGAACTCGAGGCGGCGGGCGAACGCGACCCGCGCGGGTCGACCAGCAGCGGGAGCCGAAAGGAGATCGTCGAGCGCGCACTCGAGGAACTCGACCGGCCCACCGAGGCGGAGGTGATCACCTACGCGGACGACCGCGGGGTGCCGGCCGACTACGTCGAGCGCGCACTCGAGAAACTCCACCGGCGCGGTGAGGTAAGCGAGAGTGGTGGTCGCTACCGCCGGCTCTAA
- a CDS encoding S9 family peptidase, with protein MSEPDDVLTELASLPTFHHPTVSPDGSEVALYYDVSGRNELHLLDAETGDLRQVSDGEVPRNARWFLRWDADGDRVYFHLDDDGNEQNDVYAIDRDGVVESVVELDGQSILADVHEEFLLIASSADGQMNLYRHDLESDATTKITDYERAVWGGTISSDGERIAYVTNESDDYENLDAYVADADGSNPRRLEIGETGAEVAAADWHPDGDRLLVTDNSEDLGRAGIYDLETDEVTWFGDLAHEEQAVQFLPDGDRFLVQRTRRAAVVPVVYDVETGDATEFDLPEGVATIPDHGDAVLYDGRVVVTHTTPDRRPELLAYDVERAAETDSKRRTGTASSEPDGYETLVEAEYGDLEPEQFVDAEYFRFESSGVTGAEAAVDLEPATDLEIEALLYDSGERPSPLVVNPHGGPRSADHREFDLYTQFLLTRGYSVLQVNYRGSTGRGRSFVRELYDDWGGAEQADVARGLEYVLETRDWVDEDRVVVFGGSYGGYSAYWQLVQYPDLYDAGIAWIGLTDLGEMYETTMPHFRTELIEKNIGSPAENPDLFEQRSPITHAENLAAPLLMVHGVNDRRVPVSQARLFRDRLEELGYEAGEDGDFEYAELGEEGHASSDIDQKIRLFRTLDDFLERRLGTQA; from the coding sequence ATGTCGGAACCCGACGACGTACTTACCGAACTCGCGAGTCTCCCGACCTTCCACCACCCGACGGTCTCGCCGGACGGGTCCGAGGTCGCACTCTACTACGACGTCTCCGGTCGGAACGAACTCCACCTCCTCGACGCCGAAACCGGCGACCTGCGCCAGGTGAGCGACGGCGAGGTGCCGCGAAACGCCCGGTGGTTCCTGCGGTGGGACGCCGACGGCGACCGGGTGTACTTTCACCTGGACGACGACGGCAACGAGCAAAACGACGTCTACGCGATCGACCGCGACGGCGTGGTCGAGTCGGTCGTGGAACTGGACGGCCAGTCGATCCTCGCCGACGTCCACGAGGAGTTTCTGCTGATCGCCTCGAGTGCGGACGGCCAGATGAACCTCTACCGGCACGACCTCGAGAGCGACGCGACGACGAAGATCACCGACTACGAGCGGGCCGTGTGGGGCGGGACGATCTCGTCCGACGGCGAGCGGATCGCCTACGTGACCAACGAGTCCGACGACTACGAGAATCTAGACGCGTACGTCGCCGACGCCGACGGATCGAACCCCCGGCGTCTCGAGATCGGCGAGACCGGAGCCGAAGTCGCGGCCGCCGACTGGCACCCGGACGGCGACCGGCTGCTCGTCACGGACAACAGCGAGGACCTCGGCCGCGCCGGGATCTACGACCTCGAGACCGACGAGGTGACCTGGTTCGGCGACCTCGCTCACGAGGAGCAGGCCGTCCAGTTCCTCCCCGACGGCGACCGCTTCCTCGTCCAGCGGACCCGCCGTGCCGCGGTGGTGCCGGTCGTCTACGACGTCGAGACGGGCGACGCGACGGAGTTCGACCTCCCCGAGGGCGTCGCGACGATCCCGGATCACGGCGACGCGGTCCTCTACGACGGTCGCGTGGTCGTCACACACACCACGCCCGACCGCCGACCCGAGTTGCTCGCCTACGACGTCGAACGCGCGGCCGAGACGGACTCGAAACGTCGAACGGGGACGGCGAGTAGCGAGCCCGACGGGTACGAGACCCTGGTCGAGGCCGAGTACGGCGACTTAGAGCCCGAGCAGTTCGTCGACGCCGAGTACTTCCGCTTCGAGTCCAGCGGCGTCACCGGAGCCGAGGCGGCCGTCGACCTGGAGCCCGCGACCGACCTCGAGATCGAGGCGCTGCTCTACGACTCGGGCGAGCGACCGTCGCCGCTCGTGGTCAACCCCCACGGCGGGCCGCGATCCGCCGACCACCGCGAGTTCGACCTCTACACGCAGTTCCTGCTCACCCGGGGCTACAGCGTCCTGCAGGTGAACTACCGCGGCTCGACCGGGCGCGGGCGCTCGTTCGTCCGAGAACTGTACGACGACTGGGGCGGTGCCGAACAGGCCGACGTCGCCCGCGGACTCGAGTACGTCCTCGAGACGCGAGACTGGGTCGACGAGGATCGCGTCGTCGTCTTCGGTGGCTCCTACGGCGGTTACTCCGCGTACTGGCAACTCGTCCAGTACCCCGACCTCTACGACGCCGGCATCGCGTGGATCGGTCTCACCGACCTCGGGGAGATGTACGAGACGACGATGCCCCACTTCCGGACGGAACTGATAGAGAAGAACATCGGCTCGCCCGCGGAGAACCCCGACCTGTTCGAACAGCGCAGTCCGATCACGCACGCCGAGAACCTCGCCGCGCCGCTTTTGATGGTTCACGGCGTCAACGACCGCCGCGTGCCGGTTTCGCAGGCCCGACTGTTCCGCGACCGACTCGAGGAACTCGGCTACGAGGCGGGCGAAGACGGCGACTTCGAGTACGCCGAACTCGGCGAGGAGGGCCACGCATCCTCGGACATCGACCAGAAGATCCGCCTGTTCCGGACCCTCGACGACTTCCTCGAGCGACGTCTGGGAACGCAGGCGTAA
- a CDS encoding alpha/beta fold hydrolase, with the protein MGRDLLRSVVGGAGLLLGATGAALWRWKRGRLDELAAGSELVATDRGVIEVARRGSGYPILVLHGDPGGYDQGLVLGEAMFDEDVEIIAPSRPGYLRTPLGDDPTPSDQAASLAALLDELRVEEALVVGLSGGGPSALHLAAEHPERVSGLILGSAVTTEFDERMFDTGNPVIDPILTSTPVLDVQSGVVAALRRTVPDRLIALLHGSLSTLEGEAFDEYVDFVRTNPEHRARSLEFVPTILPVSARIEGTLNDERWFRELPLVDYGTIQCPVLVVHGEFDAAVPISHAEFVAETLPDADVCRIESDHLAWIGPDADRAGRAVQEFAESVIEPVDETT; encoded by the coding sequence ATGGGACGGGACCTGCTTCGATCGGTCGTCGGCGGTGCTGGGCTCCTCCTCGGAGCAACGGGAGCGGCGTTGTGGCGCTGGAAACGGGGCCGACTCGACGAGTTAGCGGCCGGCAGCGAACTCGTCGCGACGGATCGAGGGGTAATCGAGGTCGCCCGACGGGGGTCGGGGTACCCGATCCTCGTTCTCCACGGCGACCCGGGCGGATACGATCAGGGACTCGTGCTGGGCGAGGCGATGTTCGACGAGGACGTCGAAATCATCGCCCCGTCTCGTCCGGGGTATCTGCGGACGCCGCTTGGCGACGACCCCACGCCGAGCGACCAGGCGGCCTCGCTCGCCGCACTGCTGGACGAACTCCGCGTCGAGGAGGCGCTCGTCGTCGGTCTCTCCGGTGGCGGCCCGTCGGCGCTCCACCTCGCGGCCGAGCATCCCGAGCGGGTCTCGGGTCTGATTCTCGGGTCGGCCGTTACCACCGAGTTCGACGAGCGAATGTTCGACACGGGAAATCCCGTGATCGACCCCATCCTCACGTCCACACCCGTTCTCGACGTCCAGTCCGGCGTCGTGGCCGCGCTCCGTCGGACCGTTCCGGACCGCCTCATCGCGTTACTGCACGGGAGCCTGTCGACGCTCGAGGGCGAGGCGTTCGACGAGTACGTCGACTTCGTCAGGACGAATCCGGAACACCGGGCCCGGTCGCTCGAGTTCGTTCCGACGATCCTCCCCGTGAGCGCGCGAATCGAGGGGACGCTCAACGACGAGCGCTGGTTCCGAGAACTCCCGCTCGTCGACTACGGGACGATTCAGTGCCCCGTTCTCGTGGTCCACGGCGAGTTCGACGCGGCAGTGCCGATCTCTCACGCCGAATTCGTCGCGGAGACACTGCCGGACGCCGACGTCTGCCGAATCGAGTCCGATCACCTCGCCTGGATCGGTCCCGACGCCGACCGTGCCGGCCGAGCAGTACAGGAGTTCGCCGAGTCGGTGATCGAACCCGTCGACGAGACGACGTGA
- a CDS encoding cupin domain-containing protein — MERVSLTDVETAEAADGVHLALMAGTDSMNVQHFEIEPGAVVEEHSHPHEQTGIVYEGELTFLTDGEEIVCGPGDSYGIPGDQPHAAENRGDETVRGVDIFSPPRENPSWQD, encoded by the coding sequence ATGGAACGCGTGTCACTCACGGACGTAGAAACTGCCGAGGCGGCCGACGGCGTCCACCTGGCGCTCATGGCCGGGACCGACTCGATGAACGTCCAGCACTTCGAGATCGAACCGGGCGCGGTCGTCGAAGAGCACAGTCACCCACACGAGCAGACGGGGATCGTCTACGAGGGAGAACTGACCTTCCTGACCGACGGCGAGGAGATCGTCTGCGGACCCGGCGACAGCTACGGCATCCCCGGAGACCAGCCCCACGCCGCCGAGAATCGCGGCGACGAGACGGTACGCGGCGTCGACATCTTCAGCCCGCCGCGGGAGAACCCGAGCTGGCAGGATTAA
- a CDS encoding ArsR/SmtB family transcription factor, whose amino-acid sequence MAESERTARRFGEDLLPEHSVLSLEEYLEMQRAIGNETRFRVLNALVEAGPQSASELRDALGVRSNALHYHLDELVDVGLVENRKRKEPDADGLYSYYRATSLGEGILAEGVRELMRREWDALEEYS is encoded by the coding sequence ATGGCGGAGTCCGAGCGAACGGCCCGGCGGTTCGGCGAGGACCTGCTGCCCGAACACAGCGTCCTCTCACTCGAGGAGTACCTCGAGATGCAGCGGGCGATCGGCAACGAGACGCGCTTTCGCGTCCTCAACGCGCTCGTCGAAGCGGGGCCACAGAGCGCGAGCGAACTGCGGGACGCCCTCGGCGTTCGCTCGAACGCGCTACACTACCACCTCGACGAACTCGTCGACGTCGGCCTCGTCGAGAACAGAAAGCGCAAAGAGCCCGACGCCGACGGCCTCTACTCGTACTACCGGGCGACGTCGCTCGGGGAGGGGATACTCGCGGAGGGCGTCCGCGAGCTAATGCGCCGCGAGTGGGACGCGCTGGAAGAGTACAGTTAA
- a CDS encoding DUF7509 family protein, with the protein MRDRLLDELGDLPHSRFLVYLMGPYKAFDVERALETAAPESIPASVDFGTLVGSDHADLERDEAALDLVLSVRDRLRATAGVNAFLAIDVDVPLAEMDAATQSIAFARASNAVVYVVPAMGDNLGVGIEVGSVLEALYADDEPEHRRERVLFVHESGVRSAMIAAVRDRWEARIYAYEDVDDLERQVRLFVRDLMRKERTGELPRPDGADRR; encoded by the coding sequence ATGCGCGATCGGTTGCTCGACGAACTCGGCGACCTCCCCCACTCCCGATTTCTCGTCTACCTGATGGGCCCGTACAAGGCATTCGACGTCGAACGCGCCCTCGAGACCGCCGCGCCCGAGTCGATCCCCGCGTCGGTCGACTTCGGGACGCTCGTCGGGTCCGACCACGCCGATCTCGAGCGCGACGAGGCCGCGCTGGATCTCGTGCTCTCGGTTCGTGACCGCCTCCGGGCGACGGCGGGCGTCAACGCCTTCCTCGCGATCGACGTCGACGTCCCCCTGGCGGAGATGGACGCCGCCACACAGAGCATCGCCTTCGCGCGGGCGAGCAACGCCGTGGTGTACGTCGTCCCGGCGATGGGCGACAACCTGGGCGTCGGCATCGAGGTCGGCTCGGTCCTCGAGGCGCTGTACGCCGACGACGAACCCGAACACCGCCGGGAGCGCGTGCTGTTCGTCCACGAGTCCGGCGTCCGGAGCGCGATGATCGCCGCCGTCCGCGACCGCTGGGAGGCGCGAATCTACGCCTACGAGGACGTCGACGACCTCGAGCGGCAGGTCCGGCTGTTCGTCCGGGACCTGATGCGCAAGGAACGAACCGGGGAGCTCCCGCGACCGGACGGCGCGGATCGCCGATAG